Proteins from a single region of Campylobacter sputorum:
- the leuS gene encoding leucine--tRNA ligase, with product MAYDFKNIEKKWQKIWRENNEFEPKDDYMLPKKYILSMFPYPSGRIHMGHVRNYSIGDVLARYYRKKGFNVLHPIGFDSFGMPAENAAIKHKVHPKTWTYENIDYMIKELDSLGFSFSKKRLLATSDPLYTKWEQEFFIKMYEKGLIYRKSSVVNWCENDQTVLANEQVEDGKCWRCGHEVVQKQMPGYYLKITSYANELLEDLKKLKDHWPNQVITMQENWIGKSDGLKFKFEFDKESKELLDGIDGFSVFTTRPDTIYGMSYTALAPEHEVVKKLLDKNILDENSVKKIKNILNQSPKDRQASDKDGLFLGLHVIHPLTKKKIPVWMANFVLIEYGDGAVMAVPAHDERDYEFATKFNLKITQSIALKDSKDKYNGEFLDIKNGGVLVNSDEYNGMDNELAKDAIITKFEDMGIGEKVTNYKLRDWGVSRQRYWGAPIPMIHCDDCGLVPESLENLPVTLPDDVEITGEGNPLDRHPTWKNCICPKCGKKAIRETDTLDTFFESSWYFGRFASDEKTWENAAFDKKSVDYWMNVDEYIGGIEHAILHLLYARFFQKALRDLGYLKDDEPFANLLTQGMVLKDGAKMSKSKGNVVDPDDIIEKYGADTARLFILFAAPPIKELEWNDSALEGAYKFITRLVDRSKNVIKTTCTPKFDHSKLTKEQKYARLKVYEALKKSYDVYSSSFAFNTLIAACMEAMNALNAQDNDEILTEGYFILLNLLEPIIPHISNELSEELFKRENFKELVMCEEVFVQDTLNLGVSINGKVRSQIEVKTSATQDEILNIAKNSVSKWLEGKTIIKEIYVKQKLVNLVIK from the coding sequence ATGGCTTACGATTTTAAAAATATTGAGAAAAAATGGCAAAAAATTTGGCGAGAAAACAATGAATTTGAACCAAAAGATGATTATATGCTGCCAAAAAAATATATTTTAAGTATGTTTCCATATCCAAGTGGACGCATTCATATGGGGCATGTTAGAAACTACTCAATTGGAGATGTATTAGCAAGGTATTATAGAAAAAAGGGTTTTAATGTTTTACATCCAATAGGCTTTGATAGTTTTGGAATGCCTGCTGAAAATGCTGCTATAAAGCATAAAGTACATCCAAAAACTTGGACATATGAAAATATTGATTATATGATAAAAGAATTAGATAGTTTAGGTTTTAGCTTTTCTAAAAAAAGACTTCTTGCTACTTCAGATCCGCTTTATACAAAATGGGAACAAGAATTTTTCATTAAAATGTATGAAAAAGGATTAATTTACCGCAAAAGTTCAGTTGTGAATTGGTGTGAAAACGATCAAACTGTTTTAGCAAATGAACAGGTAGAAGATGGTAAATGTTGGCGTTGTGGTCATGAAGTTGTGCAAAAACAGATGCCAGGGTATTATTTAAAGATAACATCTTATGCTAATGAGCTTTTAGAAGATTTGAAAAAATTAAAAGATCATTGGCCAAATCAAGTTATAACTATGCAAGAAAATTGGATAGGAAAAAGCGATGGTTTGAAATTTAAATTTGAGTTTGATAAAGAGAGTAAAGAACTCCTTGATGGTATTGATGGTTTTAGTGTTTTTACAACAAGACCAGATACTATTTATGGTATGAGCTATACAGCTCTTGCACCAGAGCATGAAGTTGTAAAGAAACTTTTAGATAAAAATATCTTAGATGAAAATAGTGTTAAAAAGATTAAAAATATACTAAATCAAAGTCCAAAAGATAGACAAGCTAGTGATAAAGATGGTTTGTTTTTAGGTCTTCATGTTATTCATCCGCTTACAAAAAAGAAAATTCCAGTATGGATGGCAAATTTTGTTTTAATAGAGTATGGAGATGGTGCTGTTATGGCTGTCCCAGCTCACGATGAAAGAGATTATGAATTTGCTACTAAATTTAATCTCAAAATAACTCAAAGCATAGCTTTAAAAGATAGCAAAGATAAATATAATGGAGAGTTTTTAGATATAAAAAATGGTGGAGTGCTTGTAAATTCTGATGAATACAATGGCATGGATAATGAGCTCGCAAAAGATGCTATCATAACTAAATTTGAGGATATGGGTATAGGAGAAAAAGTTACAAATTATAAATTAAGAGATTGGGGTGTGAGCCGCCAAAGATATTGGGGTGCACCTATTCCTATGATACATTGTGACGATTGTGGTTTAGTGCCAGAGAGCTTAGAAAATCTTCCAGTTACCTTGCCTGATGATGTAGAAATAACAGGAGAGGGTAATCCTCTTGATAGACACCCAACTTGGAAAAATTGTATTTGTCCAAAATGTGGCAAAAAAGCCATAAGAGAAACAGATACTCTTGATACATTTTTTGAGAGTAGTTGGTATTTTGGGCGTTTTGCAAGCGATGAAAAGACTTGGGAAAATGCAGCTTTTGATAAAAAAAGTGTAGATTATTGGATGAATGTTGATGAGTATATTGGTGGAATAGAGCATGCGATTTTACATCTTTTATATGCTAGATTTTTTCAAAAAGCTTTAAGAGATTTAGGGTATTTAAAAGATGATGAACCTTTTGCTAATTTGCTAACTCAGGGAATGGTATTAAAAGATGGTGCTAAAATGAGTAAAAGCAAAGGAAATGTTGTAGATCCAGATGATATTATCGAGAAATACGGCGCAGATACTGCTAGACTTTTTATACTTTTTGCTGCTCCTCCTATAAAAGAACTTGAATGGAATGATAGTGCGCTTGAGGGTGCTTATAAATTTATAACAAGGCTTGTAGATAGATCTAAAAATGTTATTAAAACTACTTGTACGCCTAAATTTGATCACTCAAAATTAACAAAAGAGCAAAAATACGCAAGACTTAAAGTTTATGAAGCACTTAAAAAATCTTATGATGTTTATAGCTCAAGTTTTGCTTTTAATACACTAATTGCTGCTTGTATGGAAGCTATGAATGCATTGAACGCACAAGATAACGATGAAATTTTAACTGAAGGTTATTTTATTTTATTAAATTTATTAGAGCCAATTATTCCACATATTTCAAACGAGCTTAGTGAAGAACTATTTAAAAGAGAGAACTTTAAAGAACTTGTTATGTGTGAAGAAGTTTTTGTGCAAGATACTTTAAATTTAGGTGTTAGTATAAATGGCAAAGTAAGGTCTCAAATAGAAGTTAAAACAAGTGCAACTCAAGATGAAATTTTAAATATCGCAAAAAACTCAGTTTCAAAATGGCTAGAAGGAAAAACTATCATAAAAGAAATTTATGTAAAACAAAAGCTTGTAAATTTGGTAATAAAATAA
- the lptE gene encoding LPS assembly lipoprotein LptE, with protein sequence MRHIFFIFICFFITSCGYQPISKISTDLLGENVFVDVIISKIDPKNSVYIKDSVREGVVNRLHKNLAENEENADSKIYVSIKSINFSPLMYDQYGYVTTYKANLTLNYKTYFKDGSVSNITTSGEYDFKISGKIKNTRFTDSIISDTERYNAIKNSSSESFDEYISKLAIRAYSNVN encoded by the coding sequence ATGAGACATATTTTTTTTATCTTCATCTGTTTTTTTATAACTTCTTGTGGATATCAACCAATTTCAAAAATAAGCACTGATTTGCTTGGAGAAAATGTATTTGTAGATGTCATTATTAGTAAGATTGATCCAAAAAATAGTGTTTATATAAAAGATAGTGTAAGAGAAGGAGTTGTAAATAGGCTTCATAAAAATTTGGCTGAAAATGAAGAAAATGCTGATTCAAAAATTTATGTTTCTATAAAATCAATAAATTTTTCTCCTTTAATGTATGATCAATATGGTTATGTAACTACATATAAAGCAAATTTAACACTAAATTATAAAACTTATTTTAAAGATGGGAGTGTATCTAATATAACAACAAGCGGTGAATATGATTTCAAAATAAGTGGAAAAATTAAAAATACCCGTTTTACTGATAGTATTATAAGTGATACTGAGAGATATAATGCTATTAAAAACTCATCAAGTGAATCTTTTGATGAGTATATTTCAAAACTTGCAATTAGAGCATATAGCAATGTCAACTAA
- a CDS encoding GGDEF domain-containing protein has translation MSTKLSEIIKESLFEIKSKHLLLTPDNYAQVFCEVSARYGVSTKDCQKLKKYVEKLGDQYSLEVKRLNVKTVDELFAFLISRLNMAKPTECAVIINAFSIFCKKILQSIILLGNKDARNLANATITTLERKTDQNTLNILSDKWRDFAASYDDSFFKKLEFHGISKPDDISKFVDDIDSLIVNLKQNSVDMKSIAELVLLSLVPSISNKKDETISILNKNIKQNPSSLSLPQVSKNIKSCVKRRIELDVEEISDKAIALNNILNTINSRLVNATKMSNDRSKNMKDIKKNLGSIDLANDNFDIIKQKLISIADALDLENEEFQIQMTSDQEIINSLKARVEELETKLSEAKKESNEDFLTKVATRRGLMQELSKFDEMYIRYGINYSVCFFDLDKFKNVNDIYGHDAGDLILSTFGSILKKYTREVDFVGRYGGEEFVLLLPNLDLKQAYIVAQKIRNIVSNFQFIYRDKKITITVSCGIASRSEHKNSQDLLDAADKLLYEAKNSGRNKVMPELNNEIK, from the coding sequence ATGTCAACTAAATTAAGTGAAATCATAAAGGAATCTCTTTTTGAGATTAAAAGCAAACATTTACTTTTAACGCCAGATAATTATGCTCAAGTTTTTTGCGAAGTATCCGCAAGATATGGAGTATCAACAAAAGATTGTCAAAAATTAAAAAAATATGTAGAGAAGCTTGGCGATCAGTATAGTTTAGAAGTAAAAAGGTTAAATGTAAAAACAGTTGATGAGCTTTTTGCGTTTTTGATATCTAGGCTAAATATGGCAAAGCCTACAGAGTGTGCTGTTATAATAAATGCTTTTAGTATATTTTGTAAGAAAATTTTACAATCAATAATCTTGCTTGGCAATAAAGATGCGAGAAATTTGGCGAATGCAACAATTACAACTTTAGAAAGAAAAACAGATCAAAATACATTAAATATACTTAGCGATAAGTGGAGAGATTTTGCGGCTAGTTATGATGATAGCTTTTTTAAGAAGTTAGAATTTCATGGTATATCTAAACCAGATGATATATCAAAATTTGTTGATGATATCGATAGTTTAATTGTAAATTTAAAACAAAATAGTGTTGATATGAAAAGTATTGCAGAGCTTGTGCTTCTTTCTTTGGTTCCATCTATTTCAAATAAAAAAGATGAAACAATTAGCATATTAAATAAAAATATAAAACAAAACCCATCATCTCTATCTTTGCCGCAAGTTTCAAAAAATATTAAAAGTTGTGTAAAAAGACGCATAGAATTAGATGTAGAAGAGATTAGCGATAAGGCAATAGCTTTAAATAATATTTTAAATACTATAAACTCAAGACTTGTAAATGCTACCAAAATGTCTAATGATAGATCTAAAAATATGAAAGATATTAAGAAAAATTTGGGTTCTATTGATTTAGCAAATGATAATTTTGATATTATCAAGCAAAAACTTATAAGTATAGCAGATGCGCTTGATTTAGAAAATGAAGAATTTCAGATACAAATGACAAGCGATCAAGAGATTATAAATTCTCTTAAAGCAAGAGTTGAAGAGCTAGAAACCAAACTAAGCGAGGCAAAAAAAGAGAGCAATGAAGATTTTCTTACTAAAGTTGCAACAAGACGCGGGCTAATGCAAGAGCTTAGTAAATTTGATGAAATGTATATAAGATATGGCATAAACTATTCAGTTTGCTTTTTTGATCTTGATAAATTTAAGAATGTAAATGATATTTATGGACATGATGCGGGAGATCTTATACTTTCAACATTTGGTTCGATTTTAAAAAAATATACAAGAGAAGTTGATTTTGTAGGTAGATATGGTGGAGAAGAATTTGTTCTTTTGCTTCCAAATTTAGATTTAAAGCAAGCTTATATTGTAGCCCAAAAAATAAGAAATATAGTTAGTAATTTTCAGTTTATTTATAGGGATAAAAAAATAACAATAACTGTAAGTTGTGGTATAGCAAGCAGATCTGAGCATAAAAATTCGCAAGATCTTTTAGATGCTGCAGATAAACTTCTGTATGAAGCTAAAAATAGCGGTAGAAATAAGGTAATGCCTGAGTTAAATAATGAAATTAAGTAA
- a CDS encoding Mur ligase family protein, whose protein sequence is MKLSKFLNKKPLYYKKIDHSFMPNVFNAIKDKFINKQVIHVVGTNGKGSTGRFLAQLLRLANKSVGHYTSPHIFSFNERFYINDSIVSDENLQNAHERLWYILSDEIKEKISYFEYATLLTLPLFEKCDFVILEAGMGAQYDATNVFDKQLCLFTPIGLDHVGILGNNLEEISRTKLISMAKNAILNDEMNDVSVQIAKDIALQKNSNLFFAKDLLNENNFNDIKKYIDKFNLANFQYSNLALAFSATKFLKIDVDLSNLKNLDLQGRMQRISKNIIIDVGHNELCAKKVLENISSNDMILVYNSFLDKDIKGVLKLFKGRVKRVEILDYPSDRELGGKKIIEYLNELNIKWDKFKGIQDDEKYLVFGSFMLVEYFLRNCFER, encoded by the coding sequence ATGAAATTAAGTAAATTTTTAAATAAAAAGCCACTATATTATAAAAAAATAGACCATTCTTTTATGCCAAATGTTTTTAATGCTATAAAAGATAAATTTATAAATAAGCAGGTTATTCATGTTGTTGGAACAAATGGCAAAGGAAGTACCGGTAGGTTTTTAGCCCAGCTTTTAAGACTGGCTAATAAAAGCGTAGGACACTATACATCCCCGCATATTTTTAGTTTTAATGAGAGGTTTTATATAAATGATAGTATAGTAAGCGATGAAAATTTACAAAATGCTCATGAAAGACTTTGGTATATTTTAAGCGATGAAATTAAAGAAAAAATAAGTTATTTTGAATACGCAACCCTTCTAACACTTCCGCTTTTTGAAAAATGTGATTTTGTCATTTTAGAAGCTGGAATGGGTGCTCAGTATGATGCAACAAATGTATTTGATAAACAGCTTTGTCTTTTTACGCCAATTGGACTTGATCATGTTGGAATACTTGGAAATAATTTAGAGGAAATTTCTCGCACTAAGCTGATTTCTATGGCAAAAAACGCTATTTTAAATGATGAAATGAATGATGTTTCTGTACAAATAGCAAAAGATATAGCATTGCAAAAAAACTCAAATCTATTTTTTGCAAAAGATTTATTAAATGAAAATAATTTTAATGATATAAAAAAATATATAGATAAATTTAATCTTGCAAATTTTCAGTATTCAAATTTAGCATTAGCATTTAGTGCTACAAAATTTCTAAAAATAGATGTAGATTTATCAAATTTAAAAAACTTAGATTTACAAGGAAGAATGCAGCGTATATCTAAAAATATTATCATAGATGTAGGACATAATGAACTTTGTGCTAAAAAAGTTTTAGAAAATATATCAAGCAATGATATGATTTTAGTATATAACTCTTTTTTAGATAAGGATATAAAAGGAGTTTTAAAGCTTTTTAAGGGTAGAGTAAAAAGAGTTGAAATTCTAGACTATCCAAGCGATAGAGAACTTGGTGGCAAAAAAATAATAGAGTATTTAAATGAGCTTAATATAAAATGGGATAAATTTAAAGGCATACAAGATGATGAAAAATATCTAGTTTTTGGATCTTTTATGTTAGTAGAATATTTTTTAAGGAACTGTTTTGAAAGATAG
- a CDS encoding M23 family metallopeptidase — protein sequence MHKLIKKIVLYIVIFVICSFIFGMLYIGILSTQTNELSKKRNELLILKNELMLENEKIQQQLDKRTQDFKAVEDKIAEMEEQIGLTSDDNVTLIERIDDIKVTTYQMNAIFSQIPNGDVIDYKRVSAKFGWRDHPILKRKEFHPGIDLSADIGTPIYAPADGVVELAEYNGNNGFGYLVVIEHNYGFKTRYAHMSRKDVVKQGQFIKKGDLIGYSGNTGLSTGPHLHYEIRFIQKPLDPANFMKWDSKNFEEIFKKEGRVPWQSLIKAITN from the coding sequence ATGCATAAGCTTATCAAAAAGATAGTTTTATATATAGTTATTTTTGTGATTTGTTCATTTATTTTTGGAATGCTTTATATTGGTATTTTATCTACTCAAACAAACGAACTTTCAAAAAAAAGAAATGAGCTTTTAATTTTAAAAAATGAACTAATGTTGGAAAATGAAAAAATACAACAACAACTTGACAAAAGAACTCAAGATTTTAAAGCTGTAGAAGATAAAATTGCTGAGATGGAAGAACAAATTGGACTAACTTCTGATGATAATGTTACATTAATTGAGAGAATAGATGATATAAAAGTTACTACATATCAAATGAATGCTATATTTTCTCAAATTCCAAATGGAGATGTTATTGATTATAAAAGAGTTAGTGCTAAATTTGGCTGGAGAGATCATCCAATACTCAAAAGAAAAGAATTTCATCCTGGAATTGATCTTTCTGCAGATATAGGAACACCTATTTATGCACCTGCTGATGGTGTTGTTGAGCTTGCTGAGTATAATGGAAATAATGGTTTTGGTTATTTGGTTGTGATTGAGCATAACTATGGGTTTAAAACAAGATATGCACATATGAGTAGAAAAGATGTTGTTAAACAAGGTCAGTTTATAAAAAAAGGAGATCTTATAGGCTATAGTGGAAATACTGGACTTTCAACTGGACCACATTTGCATTATGAAATTAGATTTATACAAAAACCTTTAGATCCTGCAAATTTTATGAAATGGGATAGTAAAAATTTTGAAGAAATATTTAAAAAAGAAGGGAGAGTTCCATGGCAATCTTTAATAAAGGCAATAACCAATTAG
- a CDS encoding bactofilin family protein, whose translation MAIFNKGNNQLATETTVISTGAKLKGEFNFESMLHVDGLLDGDILSNSVVVIGNQGHIKGTLKAKKLIVSGVFSGEVDCESVQILAGGSINGNVISEEFIIEAKAIFEGKSSVRKVAEENTGQLDILIQKDDE comes from the coding sequence ATGGCAATCTTTAATAAAGGCAATAACCAATTAGCCACAGAAACAACAGTGATATCAACTGGCGCAAAACTCAAGGGTGAGTTTAATTTTGAAAGTATGCTTCATGTTGATGGTTTGCTGGATGGAGATATTTTATCAAATTCAGTTGTTGTTATAGGAAATCAAGGTCATATAAAAGGCACACTAAAGGCTAAAAAACTCATAGTAAGCGGAGTTTTTTCTGGAGAAGTAGATTGTGAGAGCGTTCAAATTTTAGCTGGCGGAAGCATTAATGGAAATGTAATTTCAGAAGAATTTATAATAGAAGCAAAAGCTATTTTTGAAGGTAAAAGTAGTGTTAGAAAAGTTGCTGAGGAAAACACTGGACAACTTGATATTTTGATACAAAAAGATGATGAATAA
- a CDS encoding DEAD/DEAH box helicase, with amino-acid sequence MQSEIYEFCLEKNDFDIIVCDDDKQASVISNVVSYCGIEAYRLPDFRASFGDDLRPFNAELFEISSVLNGFYKSNSKKMLISPIRTLLNKLPSKSHFHTINLSFADKIDLNSFKEEILRFGYNIVDIVESEAEVSFRGEIIDIFCIGKEKPFRILLDDNEIESIRYYDPSTQKSDKLELESIEISPFLAYLSKNEYENVTNKISQMQSDAFINDLNSLGFWAIDGFENYFDKFKVILVNDINLQDIITDTDLSFLKKLPVIKEAKNFKDLNTTLSKEFLEFHKDKKITILSKNDGIFKSYELDCFSNVNLKISPYVVNLISKDEIILSLNKFEKKKRVRKSSLVLDELNSGDLVVHEDYGIGKFEGLELVEILGAKREFVAIIYQNNDKLLLPVEHLNKIDRYIAGSGNIAVLDKLGKGSFAKIKEKVRQKLFAIASNIIALAAKRELIKGVKIECDSLEYLKFMQSAGFEYTKDQIKAIDDISKDLASGKVMDRLISGDVGFGKTEVAMNAIFKTIKSGYSALFFVPTTLLSSQHYATLKERFKGFGIDVFKFDRFTSTKEKAEIKKQLQSNKPCVCIGTHALLNVKDLSLGLIIIDEEHKFGVKQKEQLKEISSSCHLLSMSATPIPRSLNMALSSIKSYSTLTTPPQNRLDIRTLVKEWDEKIIKEAIARELRRAGQTFYIHNHIATMESAKKELLGIIPNLKILILHSKIDPKVTEVEMIKFANKEYDVLLCTSIVESGIHLPNVNTIIINNANNFGMADLHQLRGRVGRSDKQGFCYFLVENKLSLSSQSVKRLVSLESNSFLGAGSVLAYHDLEIRGGGNLVGVEQSGHIEAIGYSLYLRMLETHINTLLNQNLAKENKEIELKLSINAFLNSDFISEDRLRLELYRRLSKCEDVKEVYEIQSEIEDRFGRLDIYTLQFIELMAIKVMAIKQDFVYIGNYEQNITLKKQNGESIKLKSKSKDDDDIINEVLVYLRKESNK; translated from the coding sequence GTGCAAAGTGAAATTTATGAGTTTTGTCTTGAAAAAAATGATTTTGATATTATAGTTTGCGATGATGATAAACAAGCAAGTGTGATTAGCAATGTTGTGAGTTATTGTGGTATAGAGGCTTATAGATTACCAGATTTTAGAGCAAGTTTTGGAGATGATTTAAGACCATTTAATGCAGAGCTTTTTGAAATATCTTCTGTTTTAAATGGTTTTTATAAGTCAAACTCAAAAAAAATGCTAATAAGCCCAATTAGAACACTTTTAAACAAACTGCCTTCAAAATCTCATTTTCATACTATAAATTTAAGTTTTGCAGACAAAATAGATTTAAATTCTTTCAAAGAAGAGATTTTAAGATTTGGTTACAACATAGTTGATATAGTAGAAAGCGAAGCAGAAGTTAGCTTTCGTGGAGAGATAATAGATATTTTTTGCATTGGAAAAGAAAAACCATTTAGGATTCTTCTTGATGATAATGAGATAGAAAGCATAAGATATTATGATCCAAGCACCCAAAAAAGCGATAAATTAGAGCTTGAGAGTATAGAAATTTCGCCATTTTTAGCTTATTTGAGTAAGAATGAGTATGAAAATGTAACAAACAAGATATCTCAAATGCAAAGCGATGCTTTTATAAATGATCTTAATTCGCTTGGTTTTTGGGCTATTGATGGGTTTGAGAATTATTTTGATAAATTTAAAGTAATACTTGTTAATGATATAAATTTGCAAGATATAATTACAGATACTGATTTGTCGTTTTTAAAAAAACTTCCAGTTATAAAAGAAGCCAAAAATTTTAAAGACTTAAACACCACACTAAGTAAAGAATTTTTGGAGTTTCATAAAGATAAAAAAATTACTATTTTATCAAAAAATGATGGTATTTTTAAGTCTTATGAACTTGATTGTTTTTCAAATGTAAATTTAAAAATTTCACCTTATGTTGTAAATTTAATAAGCAAAGATGAGATTATCTTATCGTTAAATAAATTTGAAAAGAAAAAACGAGTTAGAAAATCAAGCCTTGTTTTAGATGAGCTAAATAGCGGAGATTTAGTCGTTCATGAAGATTATGGTATAGGTAAATTTGAAGGACTTGAATTAGTTGAAATTTTGGGTGCTAAAAGAGAATTTGTTGCGATAATATATCAAAATAATGATAAACTTTTGCTTCCAGTAGAGCATTTAAATAAAATAGATAGATATATAGCAGGAAGTGGAAATATAGCTGTTTTAGACAAACTTGGAAAGGGAAGTTTTGCTAAAATAAAAGAAAAAGTTAGACAAAAACTTTTTGCTATAGCTTCAAATATCATCGCACTTGCTGCTAAAAGAGAGCTTATAAAGGGTGTTAAAATTGAGTGTGATAGTTTAGAATATCTAAAATTTATGCAAAGTGCTGGATTTGAATATACAAAAGATCAAATAAAAGCAATTGATGATATAAGCAAGGATTTAGCAAGTGGCAAAGTAATGGATAGGTTGATAAGTGGTGATGTTGGTTTTGGGAAAACAGAAGTTGCTATGAATGCTATATTTAAAACTATCAAAAGTGGATATAGTGCGTTGTTTTTTGTTCCAACTACTCTTCTTAGCTCCCAACATTATGCAACTCTTAAAGAGCGCTTTAAAGGTTTTGGTATAGATGTTTTTAAATTTGATCGTTTTACAAGTACTAAAGAAAAAGCAGAGATTAAAAAACAACTTCAATCAAATAAACCTTGCGTTTGTATTGGAACTCACGCCCTGTTAAATGTAAAAGATTTAAGTTTAGGATTAATTATCATAGATGAAGAGCATAAATTTGGCGTAAAACAAAAAGAACAATTAAAAGAAATTTCATCATCTTGCCATCTTTTAAGTATGAGTGCAACTCCTATACCAAGAAGCTTAAATATGGCACTAAGCTCCATAAAATCATATAGCACACTTACAACTCCACCGCAAAACAGGCTAGATATAAGAACTCTTGTAAAAGAGTGGGACGAAAAGATTATAAAAGAAGCTATTGCTAGAGAGTTAAGGCGTGCCGGACAGACATTTTATATACACAATCACATTGCCACTATGGAGAGTGCAAAAAAAGAACTTCTTGGAATTATTCCAAATTTAAAAATACTCATACTTCATTCAAAAATAGATCCAAAAGTAACAGAAGTAGAAATGATAAAATTTGCAAATAAAGAGTATGATGTATTGCTTTGCACTAGTATTGTAGAAAGTGGAATTCATTTACCAAATGTAAATACCATCATTATAAATAATGCAAATAATTTTGGTATGGCTGATTTACATCAACTTCGAGGAAGAGTTGGAAGAAGCGATAAACAAGGATTTTGTTATTTTTTAGTTGAAAATAAGTTATCTTTAAGTAGTCAAAGTGTAAAAAGATTAGTTTCTCTTGAGAGTAACTCTTTTTTAGGGGCTGGTTCTGTGCTAGCGTATCACGATTTAGAGATTAGAGGTGGTGGAAATTTAGTTGGTGTCGAACAAAGCGGACATATAGAAGCTATTGGGTATTCGCTTTATTTAAGGATGCTTGAAACGCATATTAACACGCTTTTAAATCAAAATTTAGCAAAAGAAAACAAAGAAATAGAACTAAAACTTAGTATAAATGCATTTTTAAATAGTGATTTTATAAGCGAAGATAGGCTGAGATTAGAACTTTATAGAAGACTTAGCAAGTGTGAAGATGTAAAAGAAGTTTATGAAATACAAAGCGAGATAGAAGATCGGTTTGGTAGATTGGATATTTATACATTGCAGTTTATTGAACTTATGGCTATAAAAGTTATGGCTATAAAGCAAGATTTTGTTTATATTGGAAATTACGAGCAAAACATTACTCTTAAAAAGCAAAATGGCGAGAGTATAAAACTAAAATCAAAAAGTAAAGACGATGATGACATTATAAATGAAGTTTTGGTTTATTTGAGGAAAGAGAGTAATAAATGA
- a CDS encoding ATP-binding protein, translated as MNWDETYAAVYRKSKNALMAVKFCDIDAVNLDDLININEQKEKLLNNTINFINDNGANHALLWGERGCGKSSLVKAVFWKLKDKNLRIIELNKADLENLVDIIDDIRNEKYKFIIFCDDFSFENSDDSYKFLKPILEGSIQKAPKNVIIYATSNRRHLVSEQKSDNNDVYVTSGELHYGDSVDEKISLSDRFGLWISFYQGSYDEYINIVKHYFLGYKYDEEELIKNAKSFAMLKGSRSGRTAKQFFIEYKNLLESKV; from the coding sequence ATGAACTGGGATGAAACATACGCAGCTGTTTATAGAAAAAGCAAAAATGCACTTATGGCTGTTAAATTTTGCGACATAGATGCTGTAAATTTAGATGATTTGATAAATATCAATGAACAAAAAGAAAAGCTTTTAAATAATACTATAAATTTTATAAATGACAATGGTGCAAATCACGCCTTGCTTTGGGGTGAGCGAGGTTGCGGTAAGTCAAGTTTAGTAAAAGCTGTATTTTGGAAGCTAAAAGATAAAAATCTTAGAATTATAGAACTAAACAAAGCTGATCTTGAAAATTTAGTTGATATTATAGATGATATCCGTAATGAAAAGTATAAATTTATAATATTTTGTGATGATTTTTCATTTGAGAATAGTGATGATAGCTATAAGTTTTTAAAGCCTATTTTGGAAGGAAGCATACAAAAAGCCCCTAAAAATGTAATCATCTATGCCACATCAAATCGCAGACATTTAGTTAGTGAGCAAAAAAGCGACAATAATGATGTATATGTAACAAGCGGTGAGTTGCATTATGGCGATAGTGTTGATGAGAAGATATCTTTATCTGATCGTTTCGGACTTTGGATAAGTTTTTATCAAGGCAGTTATGATGAGTATATAAACATAGTTAAACACTATTTTTTAGGTTATAAATATGATGAAGAAGAGCTTATAAAAAATGCAAAAAGTTTTGCTATGTTAAAAGGTTCAAGAAGTGGTAGAACTGCAAAGCAATTTTTTATAGAATATAAAAATTTATTAGAAAGTAAAGTATAA